From the Triticum urartu cultivar G1812 chromosome 4, Tu2.1, whole genome shotgun sequence genome, the window CGGGATCATGGTCACTGGGCAAAAAGCCAGCGGCAGTCACCACAGAGGCGAAGCTCTCAAACCAGGCGCGAGGGGCCTGTTTAAGACCATAGAGGGAGCGGCGAAGGCGACAGACCATGCCATCAGGAGCATAGTACCTCGGTGGTGGCTACATATACACCTCCCCACGTAACTCGCCATTGAGAAAGGCGTTCTAGACATCAAGTTGAGAGATGGACCAATTGCGAACAGAAGCCACAGCAAGGAGAGTGCGGACAGTGGTCATGTGAGCCACAGGAGCGAATGTCTCATCATAATCACGTCCTTGCTCCTGCTGGAAACCACGggccacaagacgagctttgtagCGCTCAAGAGAACAATCGGAGCGAGTCTTAACTTTGTAGACCCACTTGCAAGTGATGGGACGAACACCAGAAGGAGGAGAAACCAGATCCCATGTGCCATTGCGCTCAAGCGCCGCAAGCTCCTCGACCATCGCAAACTGCCATTCAGGGTGAGTCATGCCGGCCCGATAGGTGGTGGGCTCAGCAATGGCAGAGAGACCATACCGGTCAGGAGAATAGCGATCAGGAGGAGGACAAGGCCTAACACGAAGGTTATGGACCGACGTAGGCGTGAGAGGTGGTGCACCAAAAGTAGAGGCACAGCAGTAGGATCAGCGCTAGCACGAGGACGACGAGTGTAGTAGTGAGGGAAAGGGGAGTGTGGGCGAAAGACTGGAGAGGAAGGTGGGGAGGGAgatgaggaggagggaggggatGGTGGTACCCGTGGTGTAGGGAGACTCCTCTGGGAGAGGGTAGAACAGAGGGCACAGAGGGAGATGTGccgggaaggagaaggaaggaaatATCTTCCACGGAAAATCTCGAGGAGGAGGGACGCGGATAGTAAAAACGAGACTCATCAAAAGTCACATCACGCGAAATGCGCAGTCGGCGACCAACAGGATCCCAACAGCGATAGCCCTTGTGCTCATCACTGTAGCCAAGGAAAACACACTCAACTGGCTGAGCAGTCAACTTGGTTCGTTCTCGCGGAGCAAGAAGAACATAGCACACGCACCCAAACATACGAAGAGCGGAGTAGTCAGGAGAGCGACCAGAGAGATGCTCCATAGGAATACCACCCTTCAAGGTAGCCGATGGCTGAATGTTGATGAGGTGTGTGGATGCGGATACTGCCTCAGCCCAAAAATGAGGTGGAAGAGAGGCGGCGATCATCATTGCCCGAGCCGTCTCAAGCAAATGGCGATGTTTGCATTCAGCAACGCCATTCTGAGCATGGGCACCAGGGCAAGAGAATTGGGCAAGAGTGCCCTGCTCTGCAAGAAAACCACGCAACATGTGAGAGATATACTCTCTAGCTGAGCCAGCACGGAAGATACAGACAGACGTGGAAAATTGAGTGCGAACCATGGCAACAAAACGCCTGTATATGGGAAGAACCTCGCTGCGAGATTTCATACAGTAAAGCCAAGTGTAGCGAGAGAAATCATCAATAAATAGAACATAGTAGCGATGACCCCCTTTCGAGTCAAAAGGAGCAggaccccatacatcagaatGAACTAAGTCAAAAGGACGCTGAGATACAGACTCACTGGTAGGATAAGGTAACTGGGTCTGTTGCCAAGCCTACAACCATCACAATGCAACGAAACATCACCAGAGACAGACCCTAAGACGCCTTGGTGTACTAATGAGGATAAGCGAGAGCCACAGATGTGACCAAGtcgatgatgccactgctggaaGGACACAGAAGAGGAGGCAGCAAGAGCATGGGAGCTGGCGTATGTGGTAGCAGCGGAAGGAACACGAAGCCAGTCAACCTCCCAAAGGCCCTCAGACTCACGACGCCGAGGGCCAGCGCCAACCAGAGCCTGAGTGCGACGATCCTGAACGGAACAAGAGTCGGCATCAAGAATGACACGACAACCAGAATCAGTAAATTGGGCAGCGGAAAAGAGATTCATGGTAAGACGAGGAACATGAGAAACACTAGGAACCGAGAAAGATGGAGTGGAAAGGATGCCACGACTAGCAGCAGGAAGAGGTGTGCCATCGGCCGTGAGAACATTAAGAGGAAAATCAGGAGGACGAAGAGAAGATAAAACAGAAGAATCAGAAGACATATGAAAAGAAGCTCCAGAATCCAGAACCCACGAGGATGTACCTGTCTGAGTAGGCTCCGGCGGGGGCAGAGTGGTGGTGGTTGTCACAGCGGCAACAGAACCCGTCGAGGAAGAACTGGATGAGGCCAACATGCGCTTGAGCCACAGAATATCCTGGTCAGTAAGCGACGCAGTCGAGGAAAACGCACGAGTCCCACTAGAGGAAGAGCGCTTCAAGTCTCTCCGCTTCTTGTGACACAAGACCTTGGGCAGCAAGAACAGTGGGAACCACAAGCAGACCAGcagaccggagatgtgtctcctCAGCACGAAGCTCGGCAAGCACCTCCGAAATAGGAACACGACCACGAGCAAGCAGGTGAGCACGCCGAGGCTCAAACTTTGAGCGAAGGTGAGGTAGGAACTTGTGGAGACGATGAAACTCCAAATCTGACCGCACAGTCTGACAACAGCGGCAAGTACCACAAACCACAGTCTGGAGAGAGTCAAGCTGACGCCAGATGGCAGAGCTCTGGGAGTAGAACTCATCAATAGAAGAGTCACCCTGCTGCAGAGCATGCTCCTGACGCACCACAGATAGGTAGAGAGCATCACCAGATGGCTGATATCGGTGACAAAGATAGGTCCACATCGCAGCAACAGTACCAAGACCCATGAACTCAGACGCAAACTGGGGTAAGACACTCGCAGTGAGAACCGGAGCCGCTCGAGCATCATCGTTGCACCACTGAGTGTAAGCAGACAGATCATCCCGGTAAACAGAAAGAGCATCTGAGTAAGCGGATACCTGCTGATCATAAGCATCCACCGCAGCATCATCAAGGGCCTTGGCTGCATCCCGATCAGCCTGAGAAGCGTCAGCAGCAAGAACAGGCGGGACCGGCGGGATAGGAGCCACAGGAGCAACATGACATGGCGGACAGGGGACCTCGCCAGAGAGAACGCCCCACAGGAGAAGACCGCGCATGTGGATGCGCATGAAACCCACAAACTCAGCATAGTTGGTGCCATCGAAGATTACCGTGCACCGAGGGACAGCCACATATCCCAAGGAAGACATGGTGAGCTTTTTTGGTCAACTGCTACAGTGTGCCCGATCTAGATCAGGCAGACCCGCTCACGAGGGGAACGAAGCAGGGCTCGAGCAAATCGAGCGGACAAGGTGGCCAAGCGGCAGCTGAAGGCCACGACCAGGAGAAGATCGCAGCTTGGGCTGCAGATCCAGATTGGGGGCCCGTCCAGGCGGGAAGCAGCACCAGGCAAGAGCGGCCGGGACACCGGGCGAGAGCTGCCGGGTCGGGGCGACGTCCAGGCAGAGGCGGGCGCCGGTGGCCAGGTGCAGCAGTAGGGCGGCCAACCGGCGAAGCAGGAAGCAGGGGCGCCCGACCGGGCGGAGTAGGACAAGGCCGCCTCGAGCACCGACGGCCagggcgcagcaggagcgggcgCCGGATCCAGCCGATCCAGCCGGACGGAAGGAGCCGGGCTTGGCCAAGAGAGAGACGGCCAGTGACGTACGGGAAACAGCCGAAATCGAGGTGAGCTAGGAGCGGCGCACACGGAGTTGCATTGTGCGGGAGAGCGAGGCTAACCTAAATCTGATACCATGTTGGACGAATGAGCAACTAGTATTCACTGAGGGCCAGAGGCCAGTACATATACATGTGTGGAAAAGTGCAGAGAACCTCTTATACATTGAGGATATACAGACAAGAGACTATACACATCTAACATGCGCTAACACAGGAAGAAGGATATATCTGGTGCAGAAAGTATCAGGGGCCACAAGAGCTTGATGAAGATTGTTGATGGCGCGACAAAGACAAGTTATGCATAAACCTCGTATATTCTTTCTTTTTTGCGGGGTCATAAACTTTGGATGTTCAATCCAATAATTAATTAGGGTACACTTAAGAGATTTTATAGAGTAGGGGGGGGGGGCAGTGGCCCCCTTTGGCCCATGAAGCTCCACCACTGCACCAAACCTTATATGCTCCCAATTTTAagaaattcaaatttgaacattCTGAAAAAATCTATAAAAAGTATGGACGTTGGCAACACATATGTATACAATCCCTAAAAAACTCAGATCCAAAATCTAAATATACGTTGAGGAATATAAAAGACAAATCCATCATGGTTAGTGTAAAGCTAAGACACAAGCAAAATGACATATTCATACATGAATTTCTCCTTTTTGTTTCTTCATGTGCGAATTTTTGGGGGCTGTGCACGCTTGTCCTGTGAGCACACATTCCCCTCCAATGAATTTTTAGAAACAATTGTGTCGCGGCATATTTAGAGATATCTAGCTATTGAAGACAAGGCTAAGTAAGAATAACGAATTGCACGTCATTTTTTTATTGTCCTTTCTAAATTACGTTACAGCCACAAGATAGTCCTATCAACAATGACCCCGCGCAAAGATGTTAAGTAAGACATGCTCTAAGGACTGATATAATTGGATATATTTTTTCCATGTCCGGTGAAACCATGCAACGTACAACTATGCAAAGGACAGGTTTTGGGTCTTCCCTGGCGGCGCCTCAACTGCTCCAATGGGCATATATATGCCTATATATGGTGCTTTGTTAAGTCCGTCGTCCGGTAGCACGACATCGCTGACGCACCAATTGAGGAATCGATGCAAAAAAAAAAACAATTGAGGAACGGAATAGGAATATGCGACGCGGTACTGTTTTGCCGGCCCTGATCTTCCCTGTCGGTGCTGACTTTTGTCATCTGTTCTTTGTAAAAAAATGTAACGCGGATTATCAGCCAATTTCGCTACAGTTGTAGTAAGATCTTAAAAGGCGTTTAACATGAGCAGCATTTCTCTGCCATGTAATCTCTCCGTTCCCaaaaatataagtctttttagagatttcaacaaatgatCACATACTGTACAAAATtagtgaatctacactttaaaatatgtctatatacatctgtatatTATAGTCCATTTGAAttgtctaaaaagacttatatttaaaaacGGAGGCAGTACGTACTGTAGTAGCAATGGCACTCCAAAAATAGATCATAACAAACAAAACCGTCAAGCATTTGAGTTTCACATACATATAAGAGACTGAAAGCTTCAACCGCCAAACGATACTGCTCAGGTACAGAGCAGCTAATAGACAGTGGCCGGGGAAGAACACAAGGGGCTGGTGGAAATCATCATAACAACATGCAACAAGGAGCAAAGGAAAATCAGCTCAAGAGATTATACAACCATGGCTGGAACTCACAAACATTACAACACGCACAATTGCTAGCACAACAATCAAATACGTATATATGTAAATGAAAGCAAGACCTTGCACAAAAGCAAACACAGCACAGTAAAAATAACCACCGTGGGATGCCAGAAATATATCATCTAAGTTTAACATCTGTTACATCACCACAACCATCATCAAAACCATAGTCTCAGTAGCACCACATACAAACAACAAGATAGTAAGGAAGACACATAGGGAGAAAAATACCGCGCCTCCCTTCACAGCAACAGCCAGCAGCAAAACATGACCCAAAGTTTAGAGCTTGTCCTCGAAATCGGATAGGGGGGTCATCTGCTCCTTGAGACCCTTCCTCTTGCGGATCTCCGTCACGAGCGTCGCCGACTGGGTGCCGGGGTCCAAAGGATCGGAGGCCATGATGTCCCAGTGGTCAAACACGCACTGGGGGAAGGCCTGGCCGGACGTCGCGGCCCTCAGGGTGCTCGAGAACCCGAAGGACTCGATGACGGGCAGGTAGGCCTTGATGTTGTAGAGTGGGGTACCTTGCCTCTGCATCTCCTCGAACACGTGCCCTCTCTTCTGATTCAGCACACCATAGATACCACCAAGTGCGTTCTCCGGGGCCTGGATCTCAACCAGGTACACGGGCTCCAGCAGCCTTGGCTTGGCAGTGAGCTGAGAAGCGTAAATGACCCTCCTCGCCGTTGGGATGACCTGACCACCGCCCCTGTGAATAGCATCAGTGTGGAGAACAACATCACAGACCTCATAGCAGATGCCGCGCATGTTCTCCTCACATAGTGCTCCTTCTTTTGATGCCCACTGGAACCCAGCCACAACAGAGTCCTTGATTTCATTCAGGTACTGCACTCCCTTACACATGTCCACAACCATGTTGGGGCCAGTCGTCTCAGGTCCAAAGCACCAAATCTTCTTGGCGAGATCCTTGTCCCAACCAAACTCCTCAGACAGGATCTTGGAGCGCACCTTAGGATCATCACGCGGGCCAATGCGGCCATCATCAATAGCCTCAGCCAATCCCTCCTCCAATGGGCGAGCTTCCATGTAAAGACGGTTATGCTTGTTGGGGGACTTGCTCATAACGGTACGGCAGGACTTCTCCAGAACAGTCTCACGGAAGGAGACGACAGGGGGGGAAACAATGATTTCAGCACCACCCATGAAGTCATCCTGCAGATCCTTCAAGCAGATTTCAAGATGAAGCTCTCCGGCTCCAGCGATGATATGCTCACCAGACTCTTCAATGGTACAGAGAACCATAGGATCAGACTTGGCCAGACGCTTCAAACCCTCAACAAGCTTAGGAAGATCAGAAGCCACCTTGCACTGAACAGCAACACGTACAACAGGGGACACAGAGAACTTCATTGCCCTGATTGGGCAGGCATCAACTTCCTTCTCGTTTGTCAGGGTTGCATTCTTGGTGATGAACTGATCCAAACCAACCAAAGCAACGGTGTTACCACAGGGAACATCCTCAACAGACTCTTGCTTCTTTCCCATCCAGATAACAGTCCGCTGGACACTCTTCACATATAGATCCTTCTTCTGGCCAGGAACAAAGTTGGGACCCATGATACGGACCTTCATGCCAGTTGCGACCCTCCCGGCGAAAACACGTCCAAAGGCAAAGAATCTACCCTTGTCAGATGCTGGAATCATCTTGGAGACATACAGCATAAGAGGACCTTCAGGGTCACAGTTTCTGATGGCATTTGCATATATGTCATCAAGGGGGCCCTCGTACAAGTTCTCCACACGATACCTCTGTGCCTTTGAAGGAGAGGGGAGGTGAAATATCATCATCTCAAGCAGAGCACGACTGGCAGGCAGCCAAGTTTGCATCACACGCTTCATGAGAGCCTTGCCCATCAAGTCCTTCTCATCATTCTTCATGGTCACACCAAGCTTCTTCAACATAGGCCACAACTTATCCTTCTGGTCATTCATGCAGGTTGCTATGATTTGCTTGATTGGCTCATAGCAGAACTGAACGAAACCTCTCTTGCAGGTAGCTGTCCCAGTGTTCTTGGAGGTCCATTTCTTTGTGGCTGGGTCAAAGAAGTTCTCACCCCACAGCCTCTCCATCATCTTCACCTCATCAACACCAAACTTGGAGGCATACATCTTAGCAAAGTTTGTAAGGGTGAAAGCCCACCCATGCAAACCAGCAGAGAATGCAACAGTACCCTTCTCTGGGTACACTTGGACATCACCAAGGAGCACATCTTCATATGTTGCCATGATGACATTGGCATTTTCGATGACACGGGAGAAAGTCTGATATGCTTCCTCACCTTCAAACTGAAGCTCAAGGAAGCATCTGTCCATCTTGTTCACAGTAAGAACAGGCCTAATCCTCTCACCAAGAGCTTGGCGCAGCACAGTTTCAGTCTGCACACAGACACCCTCAATGCAGTCAACAACCACCAAAGCACCATCAGTGATACGAAGAGCAGCTGTGACTTCCGAAGAAAAGTCAACGTGGCCAGGTGAATCAATAAGGTTGATCAGGTATTCATCTCCATCCCTGTCGCCCTTGTACATCTCAAGTGATTCAGGAGTCATCTGATAGAAAAGAGAGATACCCGTGGATTTGATTGTAATACCACGCTCTGCCTCATCTGCACGGGTATCAGTCATGCGAACATCCCCAGCAACTTCCTGGGCGATAATCCCAGCAGCTGCCACAAGGGAATCCGTAAGCGTAGACTTGCCTGCAAATATGTAAATAATATGTGAGAACAATGCACAAGCATCTGGTTTGACAGTTGAACACAACCTATATGAATAGAAAATTGAACATGTTAACTCATACAGTATAAGGCAGAAGTAGGACAGAGCAGTACAGTACTTTCAAACAATCAAGAAACAAAAGAAGGTACAAATAAGCTCAACAAGGTTTTTAGCAACATGGTTAAGCAAAATCTAGTGGGACATTGCAAACAAAATATGAAGACATCAATATTGAAGTAACTAAGTACAATCATGTAAATTTAAGATCCTATGAAGTGTAATACATTCAGGGACAATGTGAGAATACACCAAACTGGGAGATACTAGGCCTGGGATATTATGTCAATAGTAACATTTAAGCTTGGTGAAGCAGAAATCAATCATATAATAAGCAGTGGTGAAGCAGAAATCAATCATATAATaagcagtagtagtaaactcCAGGACACAATAAGATGGATTGGTTTTAGGGATGAAACTAATTATGGCCCACTTCTTAAATTGACCCATTTAAATAGTCTCAGTATTTCGAACTAAATAGAGTAAAATTAAGAGCAGGCTACAAAAACATTGGTTAACAAAGATTCTACTGTATGAACTCAATAATTAGAGACAACTGTCTGTTTAGGCACATACCGTGGTCGACATGAGCAATAACAGACATGTTACGAATATTATTTTTCTTGTCCATAATTCCGCGGAGCTCCTCCGCTGTAAACTTCACCATCTTGACTGGTTTTGGATATCACACTGGGAATATAGTTCCTGTTCAGAATGGAACAAAAATCAAGTAATTAAAACCACAATTGAATAATCAGAAGGCTCTTACTACAGTTGGGCACGCATTAGTTTCAAGTGCAGTCAACCAAGCATATTAAAACTAACATATGGGAACCGAAGACCAAGTTCTGAAAACTTAATTGTCCAAAGTGCACTAAAAAGGAAGCCAGAAAGCAACGATGGCAACCAATTTTGAGAGCACTCGACATGACAGTGTGCGAAAGAAAGCACAAAACAGTAAGAAAGATAAGAAAGAAAAGCAGTCTATTATGTAAAGTGTGCACAAGTATGAAGCACAATCAGGCAACGGATATCACTAGCTAAACCTGTATAACTTATGAGGATCACAGAAAACTTCGCAGGAATCAACCATATGTGAATGGAAAAGAAGAGTAGGTCTGAAACAGAATCGTGGTTTTATGCAAAGTTGATTTGTAACAGAAGGGTAGTTTTATGCACACGTGCTGACTGTACTAGCATGTACACTACCAGTGTAAACACTAGAAACAATGGAAGCACAGAAGGTCATAATGTTGAGCTCTGAAATAGGTGCGACCAACCATGCATGGGGAGCACTGAGAAGAATACCAGAAGATAGCCACATATGATCAATTTAACCAAATGAAAGAGATCAGGGATAAATTCACCCATAATACCTCAACTATAAGTACATAAAAACTGGCACACCCCGATACAAGAGTCTCCCgttcttttcttttttgaaatAAATACAAGAGTCTCCCGTTCTATATACACATAGTTATATTAAATTAAGCATGCCAAGCAAAGAtgtgcatcaccatttcctccgCCCTGAACATGAAGACAGAGAACAAAACCAACCAGGCTACGACAGGCAGGCAAGCAAGCGAGCAAAACCCTACAGCTTGAGCATTCTAAGAACCCCGTGGACGAACAGCAGCGCAGAAAAAAATCGCCGAAAAAGCTAGCAGAGCACCAGATGAAACAGATCGCCGTCTACCACGGCGGAGCGGGCAGATCCACGGTAAACACGGCGGGAGGAACACCCTTAGCTACCACAGAAGCACATCGGAGGCGACGAGCTTATGTATCTAGTGACGTCAGCGCAAAGTCGTCGCCAGGAACAAGCGAGCGGGACGAACCAAGCAGCAGATCTAACGCATCTAAGAGCAGCGAGACCGCATAGGAATAATCCCGGCGACCACGAGCCCAGCAGAGGGGACCGGAGCGCATCGAGCTAGCGAGGAGACTGAGCCGGTGAAATCGGTCGGCTAGGTAGCAGCTAGCTGCCTAGCACGGGCGCGCCCGCCGACGGAGCAGCCGGAGGGCGGCggaaggggagaggagaggggaggtCCGGCTCACCTTGCGGGTTCGCCGAGAGATGAGAGGTGGGGAAGCGGCGGCGCTCCCGATCCGTGAGAATGGAAAGGGTTCAAGGAAGTGAGCACGCTAGGTCGCATTTGCTGGCCGTTATATACGCTATTTTTGTTGGTTCCGTGCGGGCCAAGATGCGCGGGGAGTGGAACTGTCCAAGGCCGGCCACGCGAAATGCGGCCCGCAAGTGAAGCCGGCCTGTCCGGCGTCCACTGTGGTGGAGTCGGGCCCAAAGGGGATGATGGCCAGGCGTGGTGAGAATTTCGGAAGCGCCATCAAATGGC encodes:
- the LOC125552976 gene encoding elongation factor 2-like is translated as MVKFTAEELRGIMDKKNNIRNMSVIAHVDHGKSTLTDSLVAAAGIIAQEVAGDVRMTDTRADEAERGITIKSTGISLFYQMTPESLEMYKGDRDGDEYLINLIDSPGHVDFSSEVTAALRITDGALVVVDCIEGVCVQTETVLRQALGERIRPVLTVNKMDRCFLELQFEGEEAYQTFSRVIENANVIMATYEDVLLGDVQVYPEKGTVAFSAGLHGWAFTLTNFAKMYASKFGVDEVKMMERLWGENFFDPATKKWTSKNTGTATCKRGFVQFCYEPIKQIIATCMNDQKDKLWPMLKKLGVTMKNDEKDLMGKALMKRVMQTWLPASRALLEMMIFHLPSPSKAQRYRVENLYEGPLDDIYANAIRNCDPEGPLMLYVSKMIPASDKGRFFAFGRVFAGRVATGMKVRIMGPNFVPGQKKDLYVKSVQRTVIWMGKKQESVEDVPCGNTVALVGLDQFITKNATLTNEKEVDACPIRAMKFSVSPVVRVAVQCKVASDLPKLVEGLKRLAKSDPMVLCTIEESGEHIIAGAGELHLEICLKDLQDDFMGGAEIIVSPPVVSFRETVLEKSCRTVMSKSPNKHNRLYMEARPLEEGLAEAIDDGRIGPRDDPKVRSKILSEEFGWDKDLAKKIWCFGPETTGPNMVVDMCKGVQYLNEIKDSVVAGFQWASKEGALCEENMRGICYEVCDVVLHTDAIHRGGGQVIPTARRVIYASQLTAKPRLLEPVYLVEIQAPENALGGIYGVLNQKRGHVFEEMQRQGTPLYNIKAYLPVIESFGFSSTLRAATSGQAFPQCVFDHWDIMASDPLDPGTQSATLVTEIRKRKGLKEQMTPLSDFEDKL